A genomic region of Dactylococcopsis salina PCC 8305 contains the following coding sequences:
- the sbcD gene encoding exonuclease subunit SbcD, with protein sequence MIKVLHVSDIHLGSGLSHGRTNPETGLNTRLEDFVKSLRSCIDRAISEPVDLVLFGGDAFPDATPPPYIQQAFASEFSRLVQAAIPTILLVGNHDQHSQGKGGASLSIYRTLGVPKFIVGDRIETHHINTANGEVQVITLPWLTNSALLTRPETEGLSLEAVNQLLLQKLQPILEGEIRRLDPDQPTILLAHLMADRAQLGAERFLAVGKGFTIPVSFLIRPEFDYVALGHVHRHQNLNPKGEPAVVYPGSIERVDFSEEKEDKGYVLIELEKGNTQWQFCPLPVRPFLTIKVDVTEKDDPQQTILSAIERQKNPEAVVRLQYKLHSEQLDRIESRTLQKALSFAHSYTITPELVSQLARPRLPELGEQVALDPMSALKTYLDNRDDLKEVSEEMLAEAEKLLGGLPNHTDQWTFSASPN encoded by the coding sequence ATGATTAAAGTTCTTCACGTTTCTGATATTCATCTCGGTAGTGGCTTGTCTCATGGTCGCACTAATCCTGAAACGGGCTTGAATACACGCCTCGAAGATTTCGTGAAGTCGTTGCGATCGTGCATCGATCGCGCAATCAGTGAACCGGTAGATTTAGTTTTATTTGGCGGTGATGCTTTCCCTGATGCCACGCCACCCCCCTACATCCAACAGGCGTTTGCGTCTGAGTTTAGTCGTCTGGTACAAGCAGCAATTCCCACGATTTTATTAGTGGGAAACCATGATCAACATTCGCAAGGAAAAGGGGGGGCGAGTCTTTCCATATACCGCACGTTAGGTGTTCCTAAGTTTATTGTTGGGGATAGAATTGAAACCCATCACATCAATACTGCTAACGGTGAGGTACAAGTGATTACTTTGCCTTGGTTAACCAATTCCGCTTTACTCACTCGTCCAGAAACCGAAGGGTTATCTCTAGAAGCGGTGAATCAGTTATTACTGCAAAAGTTACAGCCGATTTTAGAGGGGGAAATTCGTCGTCTTGATCCAGATCAACCTACGATTTTACTAGCGCATTTAATGGCCGATCGCGCTCAATTGGGGGCGGAACGGTTTTTAGCGGTGGGGAAAGGCTTTACGATTCCCGTTTCGTTTTTAATTCGTCCTGAGTTTGATTATGTGGCGTTAGGTCATGTTCATCGTCATCAAAATCTCAATCCGAAAGGAGAACCAGCGGTGGTGTATCCAGGAAGCATTGAACGAGTGGATTTTAGTGAGGAGAAAGAGGATAAAGGCTATGTGTTGATTGAGTTGGAGAAGGGAAACACGCAATGGCAGTTTTGTCCGCTACCTGTGCGCCCGTTTTTGACGATTAAGGTGGATGTCACGGAAAAAGATGATCCACAACAGACAATTTTGAGCGCGATCGAACGTCAAAAAAATCCAGAGGCGGTGGTTCGTCTGCAATATAAGTTACATTCCGAGCAACTCGATCGAATTGAGAGTCGCACCCTGCAAAAAGCGCTCAGTTTTGCCCATAGTTATACGATCACCCCAGAATTGGTCAGTCAACTTGCCCGTCCTCGCCTTCCCGAATTAGGGGAACAAGTCGCCCTTGATCCCATGTCTGCTCTCAAAACTTACTTAGACAACCGCGATGATCTCAAAGAAGTTTCCGAAGAAATGTTGGCAGAGGCGGAAAAATTATTAGGAGGACTCCCGAACCACACCGACCAATGGACTTTTTCAGCAAGCCCGAATTAG